One Cupriavidus pauculus genomic window, GCTGCCAGAGGTCGGCATTCTTGACCGGTTTCTTCTCGGCGGTCAGCCAGCCGCGCGCCTTCCAGCCGCGGATCCACTCGCTGATGCCTTTCTGCACGTACTGCGAATCGGTATAGACCTTGACCACGCACGGCCGCTTGAGCGCGCGCAGCGCCTCGATGACCGCGGTGAGCTCCATGCGGTTGTTCGTGGTCGGGTTTTCACCGCCAAACAGTTCCTTTTCGTTGCCGCCGGCAACGAGCACGGCGCCCCAGCCGCCGGGGCCGGGGTTGCCCTTGCAGGCGCCATCTGAATAGATCGTGACTTCTTGCATGAATTCTCGAATAAGACGCGGACGCCGCGATCAGCGGTCCTCGCCGGGGGTCTTGCCATGGGTGCCGGTGGGCGTGGCCACGGGCGCGGAGACG contains:
- the rnhA gene encoding ribonuclease HI, whose amino-acid sequence is MQEVTIYSDGACKGNPGPGGWGAVLVAGGNEKELFGGENPTTNNRMELTAVIEALRALKRPCVVKVYTDSQYVQKGISEWIRGWKARGWLTAEKKPVKNADLWQQLDELVQPHEISWHWVRGHNGHPGNERADALANRGVASIGS